In a single window of the Actinomycetota bacterium genome:
- the rlmN gene encoding 23S rRNA (adenine(2503)-C(2))-methyltransferase RlmN, with protein sequence MPSRFDHTRAELTELLRGEPRYRVDQVWRGLYEQFAGPEEMTNLPKALRDALVTALPSALSLVVERVSDKGDTVKLLWQLDGGGRIETVLMLYPGRATVCVSSQAGCAMGCGFCATGQAGFARHLTTGEIVEQVVYTARRARELGRRLSNVVFMGMGEPLANEEAVWGAIERIQGDIGISARNITVSTVGLVPGIRRLAERPLPVNLAVSLHAANDALRDELVPINRRYPLDVLMQACRDYLRAKGRRLSFEWALIDGVNDRPSDATELARLCRSLPLAAHVNLIPLNPTPGYATKGSPLRTVYEFRDRLESLGVNVTVRANRGTDIDAACGQLAGGGSGNEPAASVSGPG encoded by the coding sequence GTGCCCAGTCGCTTCGACCACACCCGCGCGGAGCTGACCGAGCTGCTGCGCGGTGAACCGCGCTACCGCGTCGACCAGGTGTGGCGCGGCCTCTACGAGCAGTTCGCCGGGCCGGAGGAGATGACGAACCTGCCGAAGGCGCTGCGCGACGCGCTCGTCACCGCCCTCCCGAGCGCGTTGTCTCTGGTGGTCGAACGCGTCTCGGACAAGGGCGACACGGTGAAGCTGCTCTGGCAACTCGACGGCGGTGGCCGCATCGAGACCGTGCTGATGCTGTATCCCGGACGGGCGACGGTGTGTGTGAGCAGCCAGGCCGGCTGCGCGATGGGGTGCGGCTTCTGCGCCACCGGGCAGGCCGGCTTCGCCAGGCACCTGACGACGGGCGAGATCGTCGAGCAGGTGGTGTACACCGCGCGACGGGCGCGTGAGCTCGGGCGGCGGTTGTCGAACGTGGTGTTCATGGGCATGGGAGAACCACTCGCCAACGAAGAGGCGGTGTGGGGCGCGATCGAACGCATCCAGGGCGACATCGGCATCTCCGCCCGGAACATCACCGTCAGCACCGTCGGTCTGGTACCCGGCATCCGCCGGCTCGCGGAGCGTCCGCTGCCGGTGAACCTCGCCGTCTCGCTGCACGCCGCGAACGACGCGCTGCGCGACGAGCTCGTGCCCATCAATCGCCGCTACCCGCTCGACGTGCTGATGCAGGCGTGCAGGGACTACCTACGGGCCAAGGGTCGCCGGCTCAGCTTCGAGTGGGCCCTGATCGACGGCGTCAACGACCGCCCCTCCGACGCCACGGAACTGGCCCGGCTGTGCCGCTCGCTACCGCTCGCGGCCCACGTCAACCTGATCCCGCTCAACCCGACGCCTGGCTACGCGACGAAGGGCAGCCCGTTGCGGACGGTGTACGAGTTCCGCGACCGGCTCGAATCGCTCGGCGTCAACGTCACCGTGCGCGCCAACCGCGGCACCGACATCGACGCGGCGTGCGGTCAGCTCGCCGGAGGAGGCAGCGGCAACGAACCGGCCGCGTCGGTCTCGGGTCCGGGGTGA
- a CDS encoding M3 family oligoendopeptidase — translation MTDNHPTVSTLPRWSVGDVHESMTARSFVDAMERLGADVARVEALFEQHGVRAQPGDTAVTDEHGAAADEVITAFNEVLHQHMLLEVYVYATVSTDSRHEQAQSLMSELQVLEARLTPLLARLAEWVRSLGPGSLAARSQVAHDHEGPLLRLAERAEHQMAEAEEALYAELATTGSTAWSRLQSDVTSQLTAEVQMPGGSVERLPMPAVRGLATHLDPAVRRAAYEAEMLAWPNVAVSCAAALNGVKGEAVTVDRRRGWASPLDAALFANSVSRPTFDAMRTAIEESLPDFRRWMRTKARLHGHDGGLPWWDLVAPLPLSAAGITWEDGMGVVRDAFATFSPALAGLVDRALDEGWIDAEPRDGKTGGAFCMPFVDDRSLVLLNWAGSADSAQTAAHELGHAYHNTQLAHRTALQRRLPMALAETASIFCETLVVEAGLARLSGPERLAQLDVDLVGTNQVVVDIHSRFTFETEVFARRQRRTLGVNELDEMMLDAQEGAYGVGLDLDTRHRHMWVLKPHYYASHFYNWPYTYGLLFGLGLYARFREDPERFGAGYDDLLSRAGMATAEELGDAFGLDVADVGFWTASLDVVRTRIADYESLANEVLAGGPPGARG, via the coding sequence GTGACCGACAACCACCCCACGGTCTCCACGCTGCCGCGCTGGTCCGTCGGCGACGTCCACGAATCGATGACCGCACGTTCGTTCGTCGACGCGATGGAGCGCCTCGGAGCCGACGTCGCCCGGGTCGAGGCGCTGTTCGAGCAGCACGGGGTGCGCGCCCAACCCGGCGACACTGCGGTCACCGACGAGCACGGCGCGGCCGCCGACGAGGTGATCACCGCGTTCAACGAAGTGCTGCACCAGCACATGCTGCTCGAGGTGTACGTGTACGCGACCGTCAGCACCGACTCGCGCCACGAGCAGGCCCAGAGCCTGATGTCCGAGCTCCAGGTGCTCGAGGCCCGGCTCACCCCGCTGCTCGCCCGGCTCGCCGAATGGGTCCGCTCGCTCGGGCCTGGCTCGCTGGCCGCGCGCAGCCAGGTCGCCCACGACCACGAGGGCCCGTTGCTGCGCCTTGCCGAGCGCGCCGAGCACCAGATGGCCGAGGCCGAAGAGGCGCTCTACGCGGAGCTGGCCACCACCGGGTCCACCGCGTGGTCACGCCTGCAGAGCGACGTCACCTCCCAGCTGACGGCCGAGGTGCAGATGCCCGGCGGCAGCGTCGAGCGCCTGCCGATGCCCGCCGTGCGCGGGCTCGCCACCCACCTCGACCCCGCGGTGCGCCGCGCCGCCTACGAGGCCGAGATGCTCGCCTGGCCGAACGTGGCCGTCTCGTGCGCAGCGGCGCTGAACGGCGTGAAGGGTGAGGCGGTCACCGTCGACCGCCGCCGCGGTTGGGCGAGCCCGCTCGACGCGGCGCTGTTCGCGAACAGCGTCAGCCGCCCCACCTTCGACGCGATGCGTACCGCCATCGAGGAGTCGCTGCCCGACTTCCGCCGCTGGATGCGCACGAAGGCCAGGCTGCACGGCCACGACGGCGGGTTGCCGTGGTGGGACCTCGTCGCGCCGCTGCCCCTCTCCGCAGCGGGGATCACCTGGGAAGACGGCATGGGCGTCGTGCGCGACGCCTTCGCCACCTTCAGCCCGGCGCTCGCCGGGCTCGTCGACCGGGCACTCGACGAGGGCTGGATCGACGCCGAGCCCCGTGACGGCAAGACCGGCGGCGCCTTCTGCATGCCCTTCGTCGACGACCGTTCGCTCGTGCTCTTGAACTGGGCGGGCAGCGCCGACTCGGCGCAGACGGCGGCGCACGAGCTGGGGCACGCCTACCACAACACCCAGCTCGCACACCGCACCGCCTTGCAGCGCCGCCTGCCGATGGCCCTCGCCGAGACGGCGAGCATCTTCTGCGAGACGTTGGTCGTCGAGGCCGGGCTGGCCCGCCTGAGCGGCCCCGAGCGCCTGGCCCAGCTAGACGTCGACCTCGTCGGCACCAACCAGGTGGTGGTCGACATCCACAGCCGCTTCACGTTCGAGACCGAGGTCTTCGCCCGCCGCCAGCGGCGGACCCTCGGCGTGAACGAGCTCGACGAGATGATGCTCGACGCGCAAGAAGGCGCCTATGGCGTTGGGCTCGACCTCGACACGCGTCATCGGCACATGTGGGTGCTGAAGCCGCACTACTACGCGAGCCACTTCTACAACTGGCCGTACACCTACGGTCTGCTGTTCGGGCTCGGCCTCTACGCCCGCTTCCGCGAAGACCCCGAGCGGTTCGGCGCCGGCTACGACGACCTGCTCTCGCGCGCCGGAATGGCCACTGCCGAGGAGCTCGGCGACGCGTTCGGGCTCGACGTCGCGGACGTCGGCTTCTGGACCGCGAGCCTCGACGTCGTGCGCACCCGCATCGCGGACTACGAGTCGCTCGCGAACGAAGTGCTCGCCGGAGGACCTCCCGGCGCTCGGGGCTGA
- a CDS encoding phosphotransferase family protein, whose translation MGNDDAASALATALGELLGAQQITDLRRLSGGASRETWRFAADGRPLILQRQRLGDIRDMGLEARVLRAAHGAGVPSAEVVESGSAQLGCPFMVLSAVEGETIARKILRDDEYAQARPLLTAQLAQALAKLHALDPSSVPGLETPDQLHQYREMLDTLGHPHPTFELAFRWLEDNRPSPPEREAIVHGDFRLGNVIVGADGLRAVIDWELAHRGDPVEDLAWMCVKAWRFGSARPVAGVGDYGELAEAYEQASGAAVDLARLLWWEVFGTLKWGIMCILQATAHLSGMSRSHELAAIGRRVCENEYDLFLALDGRW comes from the coding sequence ATGGGCAACGACGACGCGGCCAGCGCGCTCGCCACCGCGCTCGGCGAGCTGCTCGGTGCGCAGCAGATCACCGACCTGCGTCGCCTCTCCGGCGGGGCGTCGCGCGAGACCTGGCGTTTCGCCGCCGACGGGCGGCCGCTGATCCTGCAGCGCCAGCGCCTCGGCGACATCCGTGACATGGGCCTCGAAGCCCGGGTGCTGCGCGCCGCCCACGGTGCCGGCGTCCCGTCGGCAGAGGTCGTCGAGTCGGGTTCGGCGCAGCTCGGCTGCCCGTTCATGGTGCTGTCAGCGGTGGAGGGCGAGACGATCGCCCGCAAGATCCTGCGCGACGACGAGTACGCGCAGGCGCGGCCGCTGCTGACCGCGCAGCTCGCTCAGGCCCTCGCCAAGCTGCATGCCCTCGATCCGTCGAGCGTGCCCGGGCTCGAGACGCCGGACCAGCTCCACCAGTACCGCGAGATGCTCGACACGCTCGGCCATCCGCATCCGACGTTCGAGCTCGCCTTCCGCTGGCTGGAGGACAACCGCCCGTCGCCGCCGGAGCGCGAGGCGATCGTGCATGGCGACTTCCGGCTCGGCAACGTCATCGTCGGCGCCGACGGGTTGCGCGCGGTCATCGACTGGGAGCTGGCTCATCGCGGCGACCCGGTGGAGGACCTCGCCTGGATGTGCGTCAAGGCCTGGCGCTTCGGCTCGGCTCGTCCCGTTGCCGGCGTCGGCGACTACGGCGAGCTCGCCGAGGCCTACGAGCAGGCGAGCGGGGCCGCCGTCGATCTCGCCAGGCTGCTCTGGTGGGAGGTCTTCGGCACGCTGAAGTGGGGGATCATGTGCATCCTCCAGGCCACAGCTCATCTGAGCGGGATGAGCCGCAGCCACGAGCTGGCCGCGATCGGGCGCCGGGTGTGCGAGAACGAGTACGACCTCTTCCTCGCCCTCGACGGGAGGTGGTGA
- a CDS encoding SPFH/Band 7/PHB domain protein, which yields MPVVILVIIFVLLIVYVAASVRIVRPYQRGVIERLGRYHTTADPGLRLIIPFVDKIRLVDMREQVVDVPPQEVITSDNVVVSVDAVVYYEPTDPQRLIYNVANFILAVTKLAQTNLRNLVGDLQLDQALTSRDSINANLRAILDDATDTWGVRVKRVEIQRIDPPADVMMSMHEQMKAERTRRATVTEAEGTRQAAITRAEGERQAQILRAEAFRQQQILEAEGQAEAVRALAEAERFRQETTALGQAEATRQVYRAIHDGDPTPDLLAIKYFEALAQIANGTATKIFLPADTSSLLGALAGVAELFRHPGPETDAAGSLPLPPPAS from the coding sequence ATCCCCGTCGTCATCCTCGTCATCATCTTCGTGCTGTTGATCGTGTACGTCGCGGCGAGCGTGCGCATCGTGCGCCCGTACCAGCGCGGCGTCATCGAGCGTCTGGGCCGCTACCACACCACGGCCGATCCCGGGCTGCGGCTGATCATCCCGTTCGTCGACAAGATCCGTCTCGTCGACATGCGTGAGCAGGTGGTCGACGTCCCGCCGCAGGAGGTGATCACCTCCGACAACGTGGTGGTCAGCGTCGACGCGGTCGTCTACTACGAGCCGACGGATCCCCAACGGCTCATCTACAACGTCGCCAACTTCATCCTCGCCGTCACCAAGCTGGCCCAGACGAACCTGCGCAACCTGGTCGGTGACCTGCAGCTCGACCAGGCGCTCACCAGCCGTGACTCGATCAACGCCAACCTGCGGGCGATCCTCGACGACGCCACCGACACCTGGGGCGTCAGGGTGAAGCGGGTCGAGATCCAGCGCATCGACCCGCCGGCCGACGTGATGATGTCGATGCACGAGCAGATGAAGGCCGAGCGCACCCGGCGGGCGACGGTCACCGAGGCCGAGGGCACCCGCCAGGCGGCGATCACGCGCGCCGAGGGCGAGCGCCAGGCTCAGATCCTGCGGGCCGAGGCGTTCCGCCAGCAGCAGATCTTGGAGGCCGAGGGCCAGGCCGAGGCCGTGCGGGCGCTGGCCGAGGCCGAGCGCTTCCGGCAGGAGACGACCGCGCTCGGTCAGGCCGAGGCCACTCGCCAGGTGTACCGCGCGATCCACGACGGCGATCCCACCCCAGACCTGCTGGCGATCAAGTACTTCGAGGCGCTGGCCCAGATCGCGAACGGCACCGCGACGAAGATCTTCCTGCCTGCGGACACGTCCTCACTGCTCGGCGCCCTCGCCGGTGTCGCCGAGCTGTTCCGTCACCCCGGACCCGAGACCGACGCGGCCGGTTCGTTGCCGCTGCCTCCTCCGGCGAGCTGA
- a CDS encoding ABC transporter permease, giving the protein MSRRLGRRPLGTWLLYVATALGMIYLFVPLVTIAVFTFNAPEGRFNTSWSGFTLDNWKNPFPAGDYTDAFKESLRVAFVACTLATALGALVALAISRYRMRGGAAINLLLVLPLTTPEIVMGASLFTLFFNQGVDRGFWTIVIAHTMFCLSFVALTVKARTRGLDWSLEDAAADLGSPPLRTFVKITLPMIVPGVVAAFLLSLALSIDDYIITSFVAGDVSTFPREIFDSSRVEIPPQVHVIATLVMLVAIAILVIGTLAGNRREARSG; this is encoded by the coding sequence ATGAGCCGTCGACTCGGCCGCCGACCGCTCGGCACCTGGCTGCTGTACGTGGCCACGGCGCTCGGGATGATCTACCTGTTCGTCCCCCTCGTGACCATCGCCGTCTTCACCTTCAACGCGCCAGAGGGACGGTTCAACACGAGTTGGAGCGGATTCACGCTGGACAACTGGAAGAACCCTTTCCCGGCCGGCGACTACACCGACGCGTTCAAGGAGAGCCTGCGCGTCGCCTTCGTGGCCTGCACGCTCGCCACCGCGCTCGGCGCGCTCGTCGCCCTTGCCATCTCCCGCTACCGGATGCGCGGCGGGGCGGCGATCAACCTGCTGCTGGTGCTGCCGCTGACGACCCCCGAGATCGTCATGGGCGCATCGCTCTTCACCCTGTTCTTCAACCAGGGGGTCGACCGCGGCTTTTGGACGATCGTCATCGCGCACACGATGTTCTGCCTGTCGTTCGTCGCGCTCACCGTGAAGGCACGCACCCGTGGCCTCGACTGGTCACTCGAAGACGCCGCCGCGGACCTCGGGTCGCCGCCGCTACGGACGTTCGTGAAGATCACGCTGCCGATGATCGTGCCCGGTGTGGTCGCCGCGTTCTTGCTGTCGCTCGCGCTGTCCATCGACGACTACATCATCACCTCGTTCGTCGCCGGGGACGTGTCGACGTTCCCCCGCGAGATCTTCGACTCGTCGCGCGTCGAGATCCCACCCCAAGTGCACGTGATCGCCACCCTCGTCATGCTGGTGGCCATCGCGATCCTCGTCATCGGAACGCTCGCCGGCAATCGTCGCGAGGCGCGCTCGGGGTAG
- a CDS encoding SRPBCC family protein: MDARADLLAPCDPAEVFAWVDDLSRYPSWMRLVHRADAEPTSSTGADPAWAVELRGRLGPFARSKRLRMLRTACDEPNHVRFERREVDGRRHSPWVLDVQIRPATAAEEPARSKLEMSLHYGGRLWSPLLERLLHDEIERGRDRLLVLLSSDG; the protein is encoded by the coding sequence ATGGACGCCCGCGCCGACCTTCTCGCGCCGTGCGATCCCGCGGAGGTGTTCGCGTGGGTCGACGACCTCTCCCGCTATCCGTCCTGGATGCGCCTCGTCCACCGCGCCGACGCCGAGCCGACGTCGTCGACCGGTGCAGATCCGGCGTGGGCGGTCGAGCTGCGCGGGCGCCTCGGACCATTCGCCCGCTCCAAGCGGCTGCGCATGCTGCGTACCGCCTGCGACGAGCCCAACCACGTGCGCTTCGAACGCCGCGAGGTCGACGGCCGGCGCCACAGCCCGTGGGTGCTCGACGTGCAGATCCGTCCCGCGACAGCAGCCGAGGAACCGGCGAGGTCCAAGTTGGAGATGTCGCTCCACTACGGCGGGCGGCTGTGGAGCCCGCTGCTCGAGCGGCTGCTGCACGACGAGATCGAACGCGGGCGCGACCGCCTGCTGGTGCTGCTCAGCTCCGACGGCTGA
- a CDS encoding NfeD family protein, with protein MEDPDTWRWVWMVAAATFLIGEMAMVGTFFLMPFGIGAIAAAIAAFAGAGLGLQWLIFVAVSAIAAAGLIPFGRRLDRKSPSQDGIGARRLLNQDAVVVREITPGPHGSGLVRLGREDWRAESIDGSEIGEGVVVRVVDVRGTGVVVKRPEGDPS; from the coding sequence GTGGAAGACCCGGACACCTGGCGCTGGGTCTGGATGGTGGCCGCGGCGACGTTCCTGATCGGCGAGATGGCCATGGTCGGCACGTTCTTCCTGATGCCGTTCGGCATCGGGGCGATCGCGGCCGCGATCGCGGCGTTCGCCGGCGCGGGGCTCGGTCTGCAGTGGCTGATCTTCGTCGCGGTGTCCGCCATCGCGGCTGCCGGGCTGATCCCGTTCGGGCGCCGTCTCGACCGCAAGTCGCCTTCGCAGGACGGCATCGGCGCTCGCCGCCTGCTGAACCAAGACGCGGTGGTGGTGCGCGAGATCACGCCGGGACCACATGGTTCGGGATTGGTGCGTCTCGGCCGTGAGGACTGGCGGGCAGAGAGCATCGACGGTTCCGAGATCGGCGAGGGCGTCGTCGTGCGCGTGGTCGACGTGCGCGGCACCGGCGTCGTCGTCAAACGTCCAGAAGGAGACCCGTCGTGA
- a CDS encoding peptidoglycan DD-metalloendopeptidase family protein — protein sequence MPRTPSSRRRALAAGIAVLMAVCALPGAAGAQDTDSAAERAAREILAARDRANEAADAMFQAESELDQLSLQQEQTAAEVAALESEIAELRRSVEQVAINRFVVGAGGAVPLLSGFDGPNSQAQADVLIAIVTDTSRAALDEFDAVADQLAEKQAELERDERETQAAREAFEQAKVDADAEIELLKEIEEQRLRDEAVREALERQRLEEQRQIEEEARRAQQQAAEVAAAAASDGDNDSGPVAVPGGTGTGASGNAGPAPVGPGGTTGGGGSGSIGGGGGNFVDTGITCPVAGSAGFGDTWGAPRSGGRRHQGVDMMASTGTPLVAVVAGYVQFKTNRLGGNAVWLSGDNGNKYYYAHLSAWEGSSRTAARGEVIGYVGDTGNASGTPHLHFEVHPGGGAAVNPYPTVRAAC from the coding sequence ATGCCCCGGACTCCGAGCTCTCGTCGCCGCGCCCTTGCGGCGGGCATCGCCGTGTTGATGGCCGTGTGTGCGCTGCCCGGCGCCGCCGGAGCCCAAGACACGGACAGTGCCGCCGAGCGCGCGGCGCGTGAGATCCTGGCCGCTCGTGACCGGGCGAACGAGGCCGCGGATGCGATGTTCCAGGCCGAGTCCGAGCTCGACCAGCTCTCCTTGCAGCAGGAGCAGACCGCCGCGGAGGTTGCCGCGCTCGAGTCCGAGATCGCCGAGCTGCGCCGCAGCGTGGAGCAGGTGGCGATCAACCGGTTCGTGGTCGGTGCGGGCGGGGCGGTGCCGTTGCTCAGCGGGTTCGACGGCCCCAACTCTCAGGCCCAGGCCGACGTGTTGATCGCGATCGTCACCGACACCTCTCGTGCCGCGCTCGACGAGTTCGACGCCGTCGCCGACCAGCTCGCCGAAAAGCAGGCCGAGCTCGAGCGCGACGAGCGTGAGACGCAAGCCGCTCGCGAGGCGTTTGAGCAGGCCAAGGTCGACGCCGACGCCGAGATCGAGCTGCTGAAGGAGATCGAGGAGCAGCGCCTGAGGGACGAGGCGGTGCGCGAGGCACTCGAGAGGCAGCGCCTGGAGGAGCAGCGCCAGATCGAAGAAGAGGCCCGGCGGGCGCAGCAGCAGGCGGCCGAGGTGGCCGCCGCTGCCGCGAGCGACGGCGACAACGATTCCGGACCGGTCGCGGTGCCAGGTGGCACCGGCACCGGCGCATCGGGCAACGCCGGGCCCGCCCCGGTCGGCCCCGGCGGCACGACAGGTGGCGGCGGCTCGGGCAGCATCGGTGGCGGCGGGGGCAACTTCGTCGACACCGGGATCACGTGCCCGGTCGCGGGCTCGGCCGGTTTCGGCGACACGTGGGGCGCGCCGCGCTCTGGTGGGCGCCGTCACCAGGGTGTCGACATGATGGCCTCGACGGGCACACCCCTCGTCGCGGTGGTGGCCGGCTACGTCCAGTTCAAGACGAACCGCCTCGGCGGCAACGCCGTGTGGCTGTCGGGCGACAACGGCAACAAGTACTACTACGCCCACCTGTCGGCGTGGGAGGGGTCGAGCCGCACCGCCGCGCGCGGAGAGGTGATCGGCTACGTCGGCGATACGGGCAACGCCTCAGGCACCCCGCACCTGCACTTCGAGGTGCATCCCGGCGGGGGTGCTGCGGTCAACCCGTACCCGACGGTGCGCGCCGCCTGCTGA
- a CDS encoding hydroxyacid dehydrogenase — translation MPSPDAPRIALAPEGTAAWMSEAIVAGGGEVVPLADAEALVWGAPRDPEGLARVLDRHAHLRWVQLPFAGIEQYVGLVDDDRQWTCGKGVYAEPVAELALALALAGMRGLGTYARASTWVGPRGANLMGARVTVLGGGGIAESLLRLLAPFDCHVTVVRNRLIDVDGADVVLEADRYTDALPGADLVVVALALTPETDGLIGREELEMMESHAWLVNVARGRHVVTDDLVHALRHDVIGGAGLDVTEPEPLPDGHPLWSLPNCLITPHVGNTPAMAVPLLSARISENVKRWAAGEELIGPVYSDLGY, via the coding sequence ATGCCAAGTCCCGACGCACCTCGGATCGCTCTCGCTCCGGAGGGCACGGCGGCTTGGATGAGCGAGGCGATAGTGGCCGGCGGGGGCGAGGTCGTGCCCTTGGCGGACGCCGAAGCCCTCGTCTGGGGAGCACCGCGTGACCCCGAAGGCCTGGCCCGCGTCCTCGACCGTCACGCCCATCTGCGGTGGGTGCAGCTGCCCTTCGCCGGCATCGAGCAGTACGTGGGCCTCGTCGACGACGACCGTCAATGGACCTGTGGCAAGGGCGTCTACGCCGAGCCGGTGGCCGAGCTCGCGCTCGCGCTCGCGCTGGCCGGGATGCGTGGGCTCGGCACCTACGCGCGCGCCTCGACATGGGTCGGTCCCCGTGGTGCGAACCTCATGGGGGCGCGGGTCACCGTGCTCGGCGGTGGTGGCATCGCCGAGTCCCTGCTGCGCCTCCTCGCCCCCTTCGATTGCCACGTCACCGTCGTGCGCAACAGGTTGATCGACGTCGACGGCGCCGACGTGGTGCTCGAGGCCGACCGGTACACCGACGCGCTGCCGGGGGCCGACCTCGTCGTCGTCGCCCTCGCGCTCACCCCCGAGACCGACGGGCTCATCGGACGTGAGGAACTGGAGATGATGGAAAGCCACGCGTGGCTGGTCAACGTCGCCCGTGGCCGCCACGTCGTCACCGACGACCTCGTCCACGCATTGCGCCACGACGTGATCGGCGGCGCCGGCCTCGACGTGACCGAGCCCGAGCCGCTTCCCGACGGTCATCCGCTGTGGTCACTGCCGAACTGCTTGATCACGCCCCATGTCGGCAACACCCCGGCGATGGCGGTGCCGCTGCTCTCGGCGCGCATCAGCGAGAACGTGAAGCGGTGGGCCGCCGGCGAAGAGCTGATCGGCCCCGTCTACAGCGACCTCGGCTACTAG
- a CDS encoding DUF4190 domain-containing protein, translating to MTRTAGPSQPRPAGRDKMPLASLVLGITGIVLFFFLIPAATALVLGTIAVRNAKETPGQPGLRMAQAGMALGALGVGIFVVAAVATALDALG from the coding sequence ATGACGCGCACCGCCGGCCCCTCGCAGCCGCGCCCGGCAGGGCGCGACAAGATGCCGCTCGCGTCGCTCGTGCTCGGCATCACCGGGATCGTGCTGTTCTTCTTCCTGATCCCGGCGGCCACGGCTCTGGTGCTCGGCACGATCGCCGTGCGCAACGCCAAGGAGACCCCTGGTCAACCGGGTCTGCGCATGGCGCAGGCGGGGATGGCCCTCGGTGCGCTCGGCGTCGGGATCTTCGTAGTGGCCGCGGTGGCCACGGCGCTCGACGCTCTCGGCTGA
- a CDS encoding ATP-binding cassette domain-containing protein, with protein MSPPLRLSGVAVQRGRRLILDGVDWEVQADQRWLVLGANGSGKTTLVRVAGLYEHPTRGTVEVLGETLGRTDVRVLRRRIGFASASLAADLRPQLSALEVVMTAKFAALEPWWHSYDDADRARAGACLAQMGVAALATRSFGSLSSGEQQRTLLARTLMTDPGLVLLDEPSARLDLAGREHLVQALAELAGAAGSPALVLVTHHVDEIPPGITHVLLLRDGRMLAAGPLRDTLTAEALSECFELELTLEHRADGRYSAFAVSRRS; from the coding sequence CTGAGCCCGCCACTGCGCCTCTCCGGCGTGGCCGTGCAGCGCGGGCGGCGGCTGATCCTCGACGGCGTCGACTGGGAGGTGCAGGCCGACCAACGCTGGCTGGTGCTCGGGGCCAACGGCTCGGGCAAGACGACCCTCGTCCGAGTCGCCGGCCTGTACGAGCACCCCACCCGCGGCACGGTCGAGGTGCTCGGCGAGACCCTCGGGCGCACGGACGTGAGGGTGCTGCGGCGCCGGATCGGCTTCGCCTCCGCCTCCCTCGCCGCGGATCTGCGCCCCCAGCTCAGCGCGCTCGAGGTGGTGATGACCGCCAAGTTCGCCGCCCTCGAACCGTGGTGGCACTCCTACGACGACGCCGACCGCGCCCGCGCCGGCGCCTGTCTCGCGCAGATGGGTGTCGCCGCCCTCGCCACGCGCAGCTTCGGATCGCTCTCCTCGGGCGAGCAGCAGCGCACCTTGCTCGCGAGGACGTTGATGACCGATCCCGGCCTGGTGCTGCTCGACGAGCCGAGCGCCCGGCTCGACCTCGCCGGGCGCGAGCATCTGGTGCAAGCCCTCGCCGAGCTGGCCGGCGCGGCGGGCTCCCCCGCTCTCGTTCTGGTCACCCACCACGTCGACGAGATCCCGCCCGGCATCACCCACGTGCTGCTGCTGCGAGACGGTCGGATGCTGGCCGCGGGGCCGCTGCGCGACACCCTCACCGCCGAGGCGCTGAGCGAGTGCTTCGAGCTCGAGCTGACGCTCGAGCACCGCGCGGATGGGCGCTACAGCGCGTTCGCCGTCAGCCGTCGGAGCTGA
- a CDS encoding J domain-containing protein, with amino-acid sequence MADHYERLGVARGATPDEIRAAYRRLAREHHPDAAGATGAGSPAAISAMSAINEAWHVLSDPARRARYDAGLRDGVVAGGGSAQGVSSPSFEPRLDPLRRYTDPPRFPWRFVVVTVVLGALAMLVVGALVEPPGPAPVDNLLQPGSCVTLDEARNEAAEVSCDGDHDAVVEQLLPFDALCPVGTESFRDRQGMGQACVQRS; translated from the coding sequence ATCGCCGACCATTACGAGCGCCTCGGCGTCGCCCGCGGAGCGACTCCCGACGAGATCCGTGCCGCATACCGCCGACTGGCCCGGGAGCACCACCCCGACGCGGCGGGGGCAACTGGTGCCGGATCACCGGCCGCGATTTCGGCGATGTCGGCGATCAACGAGGCCTGGCACGTGCTCTCCGACCCTGCCCGGCGGGCGCGCTACGACGCGGGACTGCGTGACGGGGTCGTCGCCGGCGGCGGCTCGGCGCAGGGCGTGTCGTCACCGTCGTTCGAGCCACGGCTCGATCCGCTGCGGCGCTACACGGACCCGCCGCGCTTCCCGTGGCGCTTCGTCGTCGTCACCGTCGTGCTCGGTGCGCTCGCCATGCTGGTCGTCGGCGCGCTGGTCGAGCCGCCGGGCCCGGCGCCCGTCGACAACCTGCTGCAGCCCGGCTCGTGTGTGACGCTCGACGAGGCGCGCAACGAGGCGGCGGAAGTGAGCTGCGACGGTGACCACGATGCAGTCGTCGAGCAGTTGCTCCCGTTCGACGCGCTGTGCCCGGTCGGCACCGAGTCGTTCCGTGACCGCCAGGGGATGGGGCAGGCATGCGTGCAGCGGTCGTGA